The genomic region CGACCGAGTCGAGCGAGGCGAGGTCGAGCCGTCGGTGCACGATCCGATCGTTTCCCGTCTCCGCCCGCAACGCCGCAGCAGCGGCCTCTCCCGCTTCGGCGTTGTGTCCGGCGATCACCACCCTGGCGCCGGCGGTGGCGAGCGCCCGAGCCGTCTCGAGCCCGAGTCCGGACGACCCGCCGGTCACGATCGCCTCCTTGTCCGACAGATCGATGCCGTCGACCACCTCGAGCGCGGTGGGCTTGTGCAGGGCCGGGCTCGACGCGCTCATCGGGTGATCCATCCGAAGAACGCCTTCGTCAGCACGGGCAGCACCACGAAGACCAGCAGCGCAACGGCGATCGGAACCATGATCACGAAACGCGCCCAGAGGGGCAGGCTGGCGCCGACCGCGGCGAGAGAGTAACCGAGCCCCGTGATCACGGGATAGATCGCGGCGCAGGTGAGCAGCCACATCTTCCATCGGCGCGGCTGGCGCGGGAGGGGCGGAGGCAGTGGGGCATCCATCACGCCGGCCGGCGCGGCAGACGCGACGGTCGGGGCGGCAGGACGGGCAGTGAGATCGTTCGCGGTCACGGTCATCCTCTTTCGGTCGCGGACCGCCGAGATCGGCGTCCATGGTGTCTGGGACGAGTCTTCGCCCGGACGACACGCGTGAGAAGGCCGGGTCGTTCCTGGCAGTGACAGGGCCAGGAACGACGATCGCGGCGTCGCACGTCGATGGCATGCTGAGGGCGTGACCGACGGGCAGGCATCCACTCGCAACGCGCTCGGCGAGTTTCTGCGCGCCAGGCGAGCACGCGTGCAGCCGACCGACCTCGGACTTCCGCAGGGCACGGGCAACCGGCGCACGCCCGGCCTGCGACGGGAGGAGCTCGCCGCGCTCTCGGGCGTGAGCGTCGACTATTACATCCGTCTCGAGCAGGGCAAGGAGCAGCACCCCAGTGGTGCTGTGCTGACCGCGTTGGCTCGCGCGCTGCGCCTCGACGAGGATGCCCGCGATCACCTCTTCGCGCTCGCGGACCGGCTCGCGGGGCGCGCCCCGCAGCGCAGAGCCGACAACACGGTACGGGCCGGCATCCGGCAGCTGCTGGAGACCCTGCGCCCGTGTCCCGCGTATGTGCGCAACCGCACCAACGACATCCTCGCCGCGAATCCCGAGGGCCTCGCGCTGCTCGCCGGCATCGCCGAGTGGCCGCAGGAGCGGCGCAACACCACGAGATACCTCTTTCGGCATCCGATCGCACGAACGCTCTATCCCGACTGGATGCACGCGGCGAGGATGAGCGTGGCACAGCTTCGCGCCGCATCCATCGGCGACCAGGACGACGCCCTCGCCTCACTCGTCGCCGAGCTCACGGAGGCGAGCCCCGAGTTCGCCGAGCTCTGGCAGCGTCACGACGTGCAGCATCGTCGAACGGAGCGCAAGACACTGCAGCATCCGGTGGTCGGCACACTCAACCTCATGTACGAGAGCCTCGACGTGGCGCCTGACGGCACCCGGCTCGGCGTGTACCAGGCTGCGCCAGGCACCCCGGATCACGAGGCGTTGACGCTGCTCTCGCTGGCCGCCGGGGCGGCCTGAGTCCGCGGCGGGCGATCTCCGCTCGGCTCAGGCGTCCTTCTGCAGCTGCATCAACAGCAGCGGAGCCCGCCTGTCGAGGATGCGCCCGCCCAGCCGAACGCCGATCGCCAGCTCGATCGGGCCGAGCACCACGCCGAGCACGAGCGCGATCCAGCCCCACAGCGCTTCCCCGCTCACGACGGCCACGATCACGAACACGATCTCGGGTGCGGTGAGCACCGCCAGCACGCCCCAGCTGAGGAACGTCGACCCCATCAGAGCCGTGTTCGCGCCGGGTCGGGTCTTGAACGGGTTGTCGCCCGGCGCCGGCGCCGGGTAGACCAGCACCGACGAGGTGACGGAGCACACCGCCAGCCCGCCGAGCAGGAGGCCGACGGCGAGGCCGAGCAGCGCAGGCACGAGCGCCCACTCCCGCGTCAGCGCCGCCGTGACGATGACAACGGCCACCGAGGCAGGCAGCCCGAAGAACAGCACGGCGGATGCCCGCCCCCAGCGGTCCGCACGCCCGGGCACGCCCTTGCTCACATGCAGCACGAACGCCGTCGAGTCGAACGAGACGTCCGCGATCAGCGAGACGCCGAGCAGGAACGCCACCAGCGGGCCCGACCAGAGCACGAGCTCGGACACGTGGGTGAGCGACGAGTAGAACCAGAACAAGATGGGCATGATCGGAATGATCACGAGCTGCCGCACATAACGCGGATCGCGGAACCAGTAGATGAGGCTGCGCGCCGCGATCGCGCCCGCGGGCGTCGCAGGCATGCGGGCGAACATGCCCAGCTTGCCCTGCGCGCGCACCTTCGCCGCCGTGTGCACCGGCGTGACCAGCGCCCTGGCGAGACCCCAGCGCCACACCAGGTACACGACGGCGATCGTGGCCAGCGCGATCAACGCTCGCCACAGTGCTCCGAGCGGGTCGCCGAGCGCGACCTGCGACGGGATGGCCCAGACAGCACCGAGCGGAGTCCACGACATCGCGTCGGCGAGGCTCGGCAGCACGTCCTGCGAGTGGCGCAGCGACGACGTCGTGCCCGCGATGATCGGCCCGAGCAGAAGCAGCGGAATGAAGATGAGGATGCCTGCGGCCTCGCGGAACCTGCGTCCGGAGGCGAGGCCCGCCGCGGCCGACGTGACGGCGCGGGACAGCATGACGCAGAACAGCGCCCCCACGATGCCGCAGAGGAGGGCGAGTGCGGCGATGCCCGGCATCCTCAGCCACGACCCGAACGTGAACACGCAGGCGATGGTGGTGATCGCGCCCGGGATGCCGACGACGCCCGAGATGAGCAGACCGAGCAGCAGCTTGTTCAGCGGGATGGGGTACGCGGCGAGGTGCGGGGCATCCAGCGTCTGCTCCACCGAGAACAACAGCGGCATCACGGCCCAGCCGAGCACCAGCACCGAGCCGGCGAGAACCACGATCGTGCGGGCCAGCTCGATCGACGCCAGGTTGAGGGCGAACAGGCCGACGATCACCATCCCGAGCACGAACAGACCGTAGAGCCCGCCGATGATGACCGCGATGAGCTGGCCGACGCTGCGCTTGAAGCTGTTGCGCAGAACGAGCAGCCGCAGCCTTACGAGTGCTGCAACCACTCCGGGCCCTCCTGCACGCGTCGGCCGCCGACCAGCTCGACGAAGCGGTCTTCGAGGTCGGCGCCCGCGCGCACCTCGTCGACGGTTCCGGATGCCACGACCTGGCCGTTCGAGATGACGGCGACGTGGTCGCACATGCGCTGCACGAGGTCCATGACGTGCGAGGAGACGATGACGGTGCCGCCACCGCGCACGAACCCGCCGAGGATGTCGCGGATGTTCGCCGCCGACACCGGGTCGACGGACTCGAACGGCTCGTCGAGCACGAGCAGCTTCGGCGCATGCACCATGGCGCACGCCAGCGCGATCTTCTTCGTCATGCCCGCCGAATAGTCGACGACGAGCGTGCCCGCCGCCTCCTGCAGGTCGAGTAGTCGCAGCAGGTCGGCGGTGCGCGAGACGGCCGTCGGGCGATCCATGCCGCTGAGCAGGCCTGCGTAGACCACGAGCTGCTCACCGGTGAGCCGGTCGAACAGCCGCGCCCCGTCGGCGAGCACGCCGATCTGGGCCTTCGCCGTCAAGGGGTCGGCCCACACGTCGATGCCGTGCACGGTGACGGCGCCCGCGTCGGGCTTGAGCAGACCGGTCGCCATGCTCAACGTGGTGGTCTTGCCCGCGCCGTTCGGGCCGACCAAACCGTAGAAGCTGCCGGTCGGCACGTCGAGGCTGATGCCGTCGACGGCGCGCTTCTGACCGAACGTCTTGTACAGCCCGCGGATCGACAGCGCGGCTTCGGGATCGGGAGCAGGCGGAGCGAATGCCGCGAGACTCTCGTGCGCGGCGGGAGTGGCTTCGTCGGTCATGGCATCCTTACGTCACGTCCGCAGACAGGTGCTTCCCACCCTATGGGAGTGGTACGACACGAGGCGTCATCCGGTCGGACGACATCGAGTGCACGAGAAGCGCGGCTACCAGCCGACGGCACCGCCAGCGCTGAGGAACCCCACGGTCCAGCACACGATGCACAGCACGAAGGCGCCGACCGCGAGCCACCAGCTCAGTGCCCGACGGAAGATGCGCACCAGGCCGCTCGCCAAGCCCGCCAGTGCGACGACCACGGAGGCCGCCGCCGCGGCAAGCAGGCACGATGCAGCGGCGGCCAGATTGCACGACGGAGCCGGACAGTAGTCGATCAGAGCCAGCCCGACGATGGCAGCGACCGCGCACACCCCGATCAGCGCGGCCGTGATGGCCCACACGACGATCGATACGACGATGTCCCAGGCGATGAAAGGGGGCTTCACCTCGGAATCGGTCACCTACGCGAGTGTACGAACGGGAGCTTGCGTATTGCCCGAAAGCCTCGGCCGCCTGGGCAGCGATCTCACCCATCGCACGTGATCTCGCGACGGCCGTTCCCTGCCGGACCCCGTGCGATCTACCGTGATGGCACGCGCACGTGAGGCGAGCCGTCGGCCGCCGTGCGACGTGATCGGTGAGGGGGCGACCGTGGCGGACACCAGTGCTGCGCACGAGGCCGGGGCGAGCGACGGGGCCGGCCCGAGCATCCGGATACTGCTCCTGCTCTCGTTGCCCGCGCTCGCCATCGGCGTCGTCTCCGCGCTGGTGCTGTGGCTGCTCGACTGGGTCTCCGATCAGCTCAGAACCGGGCTGTGGGATGCCCTGCCGCACGCGATGGGCATCGGCTCGAGCAATCCATGGTGGATCATGACGGTGCTCACGGTCACGGGTTTCGCGGTCGGACTCGTGGTGTGGCTGATGCCCGGTCACGGCGGACCGGACTCCGCCACGACCGGCCTCTCGTCGCCGCCGCCACCGATCGGAACGCTGCCGAGCATCCTCGTGGTCGTCGTCATCGGGCTCGCGGGCGGCGTGAGCCTCGGGCCGGAGAACCCGATCATCGCCATCAACTCCGCTCTCGCCGTGTTCGCGCTCGGCCGGTTCAGCCGCATTCCTCCTGCGCTGGCCATGATGCTGGCGATGTCGGCGACGATCGGTGCGCTGTTCGGCACCCCGGTCGCCGCCGCGCTCGTGCTCACCGGAGCCGTCGCCGCGATCAAGGGCGGCGGGTCGCTGTGGGACAAGCTCTTCCTGCCTGTCGCGGCCGCCGCGGCCGGATCGCTGACGATGCACCTGCTCGGCGGCCAGTCGCTGGCGTTCCACCTGCCTCCCTACGGCACGCCACACGCGATCGACTTCGTGACCGGCGTGCTGGTCGCGGCGCTCTCCGCCGTCATCGGCGTCGCTGCGGCCTTCGTGTTCCCGTATCTGCACGCCGGGTTCCACGCACTGCGCAATCCGCTGCTGATGACGACGTTCGGGGGCCTGCTGCTCGGCGCGCTCGGTGTACTCGGTGGCCCGCTCACCCTGTTCAAGGGTCTCGAACAGACCGGTGAGCTGCTCGAGCATCCAGGCGAGTACTCCGCCGCGACGCTCGCGGTGTTCGCCGGCGTCAAGATCGTCGCGCTGCTCGTCGCGGCCAGTGCCGGGTTCCGCGGCGGCCGCGTCTTTCCGATCGTGTTCGTCGGCGTCGCCATCGGACTCTTCGCGCACGCGATCATTCCCGGCATGCCGCTCGGGCTCGCGGTGGCCTGCGGGGCGATGGGCGTCGTGATGGCCGAGACCAGGGATGGCTGGATCGCCCTGTTCCTCGGCGTCGCCCTCACCGGCGACATCACACTGCTGCCCATGCTGTGCGTGATCACGCTTCCCACCTGGCTGATCGTGACGAAGGCGCCGCCGTTCGAGATCGCGGCGAAGAACGAGGGACTGACTGCGCCTCCTGCCGCGGGCTGAGGAGCACGCGGGACGCGCGACGCCGTGGGTTGAGGAGCGCCGCACGGCGGCGCGTCTCGAAACCCGTACCGCGGAGTGGGTCGGGGTTTCGAGACGCGCGCGGCTTGCGCCGCGTGCTCCTCAACCCGCGGTATGGCGCTTTGTACAGGTCTGTCTGATAGAATTTCGCCCATGGCGACACACGACAAGGGCCCGTCACCGCGGGAGCGGCTGCTCGCCGCCGCCGACGAGCTGTTCTACAGCGAAGGCATCCACACCGTCGGCATCGACCGAATCATCGAGAAGGCCGGCGTCGCCAAGGGCTCCCTTTACTACAACTTCGACGGCAAAGACGACCTCGTTCGCGAATATCTGCTCGGCCGCCATGCCCGCTGGGCCGCCCGCATCGAGGGCGCGGTGGATGCGGCCGACGACCCGCGCGACAAGATCTTGGCCGTGTTCGACGTGCTCGCTGCCACGTTCGCCGAGCCCGATTACCACGGTTGCGCGTTCAGCCGTGCCGTCGCGGAGGCGCAGCCCGACAGCGCCGAGGTCGAGGAGGCGGCGAGCTATCGCGGCTGGGTGCACGGCCTGTTCGGCCGCCTCGCGAACGCGCTGCCCGTGTCCGACGCGCCGACCCTGGCCGAGCAACTCGTCGTGCTCTACGACGGCGCGCGCATGACCTTCCAGATGGACCACGATCCCCGCGCTGCCGAGACCGCGAAGGGGCTTGCGCAGCTGCTGCTGGATGCCTCGGTGCGGGAGCCGGCCGACGCCTGAGCCCGCGGCGCTCGACGGGTCAGCTCGGGTTGGCGAGCTCGTCGAGCTGTTCGCGGAGCGATGCTGTTCCCTCGAGAACGACGGGCGCCCCGAGGCGGGTTGCGTGATCCGCGCGCACTTCGAGCCAGCGTTCACGAGGCATGCGGAAGCGGTTCCGCGTCGCCGGCGCTCCCTCGCGCGCTACCACCTCCGATCCACCGTCGAGATACCCGACCCTGCGAGAGACCGCGTTCGATGCCGGGTTGTCGGCAAAGGCTGTCGATGTCGCCTCGACCGCGCCGAGACCATCGAAGAGGAGCTGCAGCATGAGCATCCTCATGCGCGTGCCGATCCCTTGACCTTGGAA from Humibacter ginsenosidimutans harbors:
- a CDS encoding ion channel protein; amino-acid sequence: MADTSAAHEAGASDGAGPSIRILLLLSLPALAIGVVSALVLWLLDWVSDQLRTGLWDALPHAMGIGSSNPWWIMTVLTVTGFAVGLVVWLMPGHGGPDSATTGLSSPPPPIGTLPSILVVVVIGLAGGVSLGPENPIIAINSALAVFALGRFSRIPPALAMMLAMSATIGALFGTPVAAALVLTGAVAAIKGGGSLWDKLFLPVAAAAAGSLTMHLLGGQSLAFHLPPYGTPHAIDFVTGVLVAALSAVIGVAAAFVFPYLHAGFHALRNPLLMTTFGGLLLGALGVLGGPLTLFKGLEQTGELLEHPGEYSAATLAVFAGVKIVALLVAASAGFRGGRVFPIVFVGVAIGLFAHAIIPGMPLGLAVACGAMGVVMAETRDGWIALFLGVALTGDITLLPMLCVITLPTWLIVTKAPPFEIAAKNEGLTAPPAAG
- a CDS encoding ABC transporter ATP-binding protein: MTDEATPAAHESLAAFAPPAPDPEAALSIRGLYKTFGQKRAVDGISLDVPTGSFYGLVGPNGAGKTTTLSMATGLLKPDAGAVTVHGIDVWADPLTAKAQIGVLADGARLFDRLTGEQLVVYAGLLSGMDRPTAVSRTADLLRLLDLQEAAGTLVVDYSAGMTKKIALACAMVHAPKLLVLDEPFESVDPVSAANIRDILGGFVRGGGTVIVSSHVMDLVQRMCDHVAVISNGQVVASGTVDEVRAGADLEDRFVELVGGRRVQEGPEWLQHS
- a CDS encoding TetR/AcrR family transcriptional regulator → MATHDKGPSPRERLLAAADELFYSEGIHTVGIDRIIEKAGVAKGSLYYNFDGKDDLVREYLLGRHARWAARIEGAVDAADDPRDKILAVFDVLAATFAEPDYHGCAFSRAVAEAQPDSAEVEEAASYRGWVHGLFGRLANALPVSDAPTLAEQLVVLYDGARMTFQMDHDPRAAETAKGLAQLLLDASVREPADA
- a CDS encoding helix-turn-helix transcriptional regulator is translated as MTDGQASTRNALGEFLRARRARVQPTDLGLPQGTGNRRTPGLRREELAALSGVSVDYYIRLEQGKEQHPSGAVLTALARALRLDEDARDHLFALADRLAGRAPQRRADNTVRAGIRQLLETLRPCPAYVRNRTNDILAANPEGLALLAGIAEWPQERRNTTRYLFRHPIARTLYPDWMHAARMSVAQLRAASIGDQDDALASLVAELTEASPEFAELWQRHDVQHRRTERKTLQHPVVGTLNLMYESLDVAPDGTRLGVYQAAPGTPDHEALTLLSLAAGAA
- a CDS encoding transporter, producing MVAALVRLRLLVLRNSFKRSVGQLIAVIIGGLYGLFVLGMVIVGLFALNLASIELARTIVVLAGSVLVLGWAVMPLLFSVEQTLDAPHLAAYPIPLNKLLLGLLISGVVGIPGAITTIACVFTFGSWLRMPGIAALALLCGIVGALFCVMLSRAVTSAAAGLASGRRFREAAGILIFIPLLLLGPIIAGTTSSLRHSQDVLPSLADAMSWTPLGAVWAIPSQVALGDPLGALWRALIALATIAVVYLVWRWGLARALVTPVHTAAKVRAQGKLGMFARMPATPAGAIAARSLIYWFRDPRYVRQLVIIPIMPILFWFYSSLTHVSELVLWSGPLVAFLLGVSLIADVSFDSTAFVLHVSKGVPGRADRWGRASAVLFFGLPASVAVVIVTAALTREWALVPALLGLAVGLLLGGLAVCSVTSSVLVYPAPAPGDNPFKTRPGANTALMGSTFLSWGVLAVLTAPEIVFVIVAVVSGEALWGWIALVLGVVLGPIELAIGVRLGGRILDRRAPLLLMQLQKDA